In Persicimonas caeni, a single window of DNA contains:
- a CDS encoding TIM-barrel domain-containing protein: MYHKLCLRLSAGALALLVLAACNDDSPEKPSSDAGSSDGGDVAADANPDATSNACPLDGTAPADDVAADINGWTVSVDGATGAWSITAAGGDEPVLAGPGSCGRDDDGWHAPARVASGEADVKSSFGNFRIELESEQASLEWLSTANIAPSVEQTDDAVVISWPLPLDEPADAAAELRFSAEGAQNLAVELTTNVEDLDTGEITTTCRPDEAFFGLGSQTAGMNLRGRTFPLWTQEQGNSKPEDGGTFPLNNFPEAAYAPMGIWHSSAGYAAIIGHDSYSEIDLCEESADRVRLRSHKELPRFVLVAGESPKERLTAITEYTGRVDPAPPAWVFGPWFDAVGGPWRVEEVATALRDNDIPASAIWTEDWIGGKSTATGYRLSYAWEWDDELYPNLPDTIDGLQNRGFAFLGYFNPFIPTNVRMFTEGEENGYLIQTQEDETYLFQDPAFRNSTLIDLTNPDAVDWLQGYMTKAADELGIDGWMADFAEWLPVDAKLHSGQTGWEFHNQYPLAWQKANKDALTEAHADQSPSNDWTFFARSGWASTNGGSAGFAATMWGGDQNTNWRYDDGFPTIVPIGAHLGLSGVSLYGSDIAGYNSLGTSNTDKELFFRWSAAGAFHPLMRTHHGGDKCDNWNFDRDAETLAHYRRWASVHTLLYPYFQRLVTEATEEGLPITRHPFLVEPNRPALWTGDGYQFFTGDDILVAPVLADDATDRTVTLPEQGWWPLFGDTPALGTPAQGDAVTVDVSAPVTEIPVFVRPGTILPLLSEAVDSFYGSSEPGVTDLADVDGELRLALYPDTEGNVQLGLDDGVSASGAGWTSTSSLDWNSASLGDTALPTCDSTGADASCVDPAAKTARLVGVTEATLKVGSAQLSLSADEATDFVVGVAGDAWGEWTEATPYTGLNADAPSWCEGHTE, translated from the coding sequence ATGTACCACAAGCTATGCCTTCGCCTCTCCGCCGGTGCCCTCGCCCTGCTCGTCCTCGCGGCGTGCAACGACGATTCGCCCGAGAAGCCCTCTTCGGACGCCGGATCGTCGGACGGCGGTGACGTTGCCGCCGACGCCAACCCCGACGCCACTTCCAACGCCTGCCCGCTCGACGGGACCGCTCCTGCAGACGACGTCGCGGCCGACATCAACGGCTGGACGGTCAGCGTCGACGGGGCGACCGGGGCGTGGAGTATCACTGCGGCCGGCGGCGACGAGCCCGTGCTCGCCGGGCCGGGGTCGTGTGGACGCGACGACGACGGCTGGCATGCGCCGGCGCGTGTGGCCTCGGGCGAGGCGGACGTAAAGAGCTCGTTTGGCAATTTCCGCATCGAGCTGGAGTCGGAGCAGGCGAGCCTCGAGTGGCTGTCGACGGCCAATATCGCGCCGAGCGTCGAGCAGACCGACGACGCCGTCGTGATCAGCTGGCCGCTACCGCTCGACGAGCCGGCGGACGCCGCGGCCGAGCTGCGGTTTTCGGCCGAAGGCGCGCAGAATCTGGCCGTCGAGCTCACCACGAACGTCGAGGACCTCGACACCGGCGAGATTACGACGACCTGCCGACCCGACGAGGCGTTCTTCGGCCTCGGCTCGCAGACCGCGGGCATGAACCTGCGCGGGCGGACCTTCCCGCTGTGGACCCAAGAGCAAGGCAACAGCAAGCCCGAAGACGGCGGCACCTTCCCGCTGAACAACTTCCCGGAGGCGGCCTACGCCCCCATGGGCATCTGGCACTCGTCGGCGGGCTACGCGGCGATCATCGGCCACGACAGCTACTCCGAGATCGACCTGTGTGAGGAGAGCGCCGACCGCGTGCGCCTTCGCAGCCACAAGGAGCTCCCCCGATTCGTGCTCGTGGCCGGCGAGTCGCCCAAAGAGCGCCTGACGGCCATCACCGAGTATACCGGACGGGTCGACCCCGCCCCGCCCGCCTGGGTCTTCGGCCCCTGGTTCGACGCGGTCGGCGGCCCCTGGCGCGTCGAGGAAGTGGCCACCGCCCTTCGCGACAACGACATCCCGGCCTCGGCCATCTGGACCGAGGATTGGATCGGCGGCAAGTCGACCGCGACCGGCTACCGTCTGTCGTACGCCTGGGAGTGGGACGACGAGTTGTACCCGAACCTGCCGGACACCATCGACGGACTGCAGAATCGCGGGTTCGCGTTCTTGGGCTACTTCAACCCGTTCATCCCCACGAACGTGCGGATGTTCACCGAGGGCGAGGAGAACGGCTACCTCATCCAAACCCAGGAGGATGAGACGTACCTGTTCCAGGACCCGGCGTTTCGCAACTCGACGCTCATCGACCTGACCAACCCCGACGCGGTCGACTGGCTGCAGGGATATATGACGAAGGCGGCCGACGAGCTGGGCATCGACGGCTGGATGGCCGACTTCGCCGAGTGGCTGCCCGTCGACGCGAAGCTGCACTCGGGCCAGACGGGCTGGGAGTTCCACAACCAGTATCCCCTGGCCTGGCAGAAGGCCAACAAGGACGCGCTCACCGAGGCGCACGCCGACCAGTCGCCGTCGAACGACTGGACCTTCTTCGCCCGCAGCGGCTGGGCGTCGACCAACGGCGGCAGCGCCGGATTCGCGGCGACGATGTGGGGCGGCGACCAGAACACCAACTGGCGCTACGACGACGGCTTCCCCACGATCGTGCCCATCGGCGCGCACCTGGGCCTGTCGGGCGTGTCCCTATACGGCTCCGATATCGCCGGATACAACTCGCTGGGCACCTCGAATACCGACAAGGAGCTCTTCTTCCGCTGGAGCGCGGCGGGTGCCTTCCACCCGCTGATGCGCACCCACCACGGCGGCGACAAGTGCGACAACTGGAACTTCGACCGCGACGCGGAGACCCTGGCTCACTATCGGCGCTGGGCGTCGGTGCACACCCTGCTCTACCCGTACTTCCAGCGGCTGGTGACCGAGGCGACCGAAGAGGGCCTGCCGATCACGCGCCACCCGTTTTTGGTCGAGCCCAACCGCCCGGCCCTGTGGACCGGCGACGGGTATCAATTCTTCACCGGCGACGACATCCTCGTCGCCCCCGTGCTCGCCGACGACGCGACGGACCGCACAGTTACGCTGCCCGAGCAAGGCTGGTGGCCGCTCTTTGGCGACACGCCCGCGCTGGGCACCCCGGCCCAGGGCGACGCCGTCACCGTCGACGTCTCCGCCCCGGTCACCGAGATTCCCGTCTTTGTGCGCCCGGGCACCATCCTCCCGCTCCTGTCCGAGGCGGTCGACTCGTTCTACGGCAGCAGCGAGCCGGGCGTGACCGACCTCGCCGACGTCGACGGCGAGCTTCGCCTGGCTCTGTATCCCGACACCGAGGGCAACGTGCAGTTGGGCCTCGACGATGGCGTGTCGGCCAGCGGGGCCGGCTGGACGAGCACGAGTTCGCTCGACTGGAACTCGGCGAGTCTGGGCGACACTGCCCTCCCCACCTGCGACAGTACAGGAGCGGACGCGTCGTGCGTCGACCCGGCCGCCAAGACCGCCCGGCTGGTCGGCGTGACCGAGGCGACCTTGAAGGTCGGCAGCGCCCAGTTGTCGCTCTCGGCCGACGAGGCGACAGACTTCGTCGTGGGCGTGGCCGGCGATGCGTGGGGCGAGTGGACCGAGGCGACGCCTTACACGGGGCTCAACGCCGACGCCCCGTCGTGGTGCGAAGGCCACACGGAGTGA
- a CDS encoding FHA domain-containing protein, which produces MAEEITCPACQTPNDAWNELCDACGAELHAEAEVMADATDGDDFVEPQADGDPAGFEGVDEVQAYDEENPDYGVDADDVGEEELAEIPVEADQEIHEAVEYGEEDLAEVPVEGFEMAEETGVDNTPFEQADAFEGEGQQQFAAHEGDEQAADEAESLEYELEPVSEEFDADEYDDGEYDDEEYDDADDEYDGGQSLDASADETFGHWDDDARDELDSAEAAFSDPDDVDFEDDEFAADGGQPLEPAVAAQFGADGEPDFGEFGDDNRYGGQDEEFEEAVASEVEESVVEEELPPPPELEAILNPERVERAPIEPLPTPGPYAELATLTVFKDGEQMGEVAIDFNCTVLGLDQPDADDFDEDAAEDVEELDEIAELDPIEVVDAEPEEAAYDIDAIGDEADDYSADDFAAFSSQQNEEFELEAIEEEDEADEDGFESFGEEDSFGEEDSFGEFGEDEDVEPSEADEEPIAEEEPYEDPEDLEEGPVIDLSQFGDASRFARRHGYLFRQNKHYTLYVLSDMGTQINDEVLDIGEYRELADGDVIILGGEVAFKFNEPAA; this is translated from the coding sequence ATGGCCGAAGAAATCACTTGTCCTGCCTGTCAAACCCCCAACGATGCGTGGAACGAGCTGTGCGACGCCTGTGGCGCCGAGCTCCACGCGGAGGCGGAAGTCATGGCCGACGCCACCGATGGCGATGACTTTGTCGAGCCGCAGGCCGACGGCGACCCCGCCGGCTTCGAGGGCGTCGACGAGGTGCAAGCTTACGACGAAGAGAACCCCGACTACGGCGTCGACGCCGACGACGTGGGCGAAGAGGAGCTTGCCGAGATTCCCGTCGAGGCGGACCAGGAGATTCACGAGGCCGTCGAGTACGGCGAAGAGGACCTCGCCGAAGTGCCTGTCGAGGGCTTCGAGATGGCCGAGGAGACCGGCGTCGACAACACGCCGTTCGAGCAGGCCGACGCCTTTGAAGGCGAAGGTCAGCAGCAATTCGCCGCCCACGAGGGCGACGAGCAGGCAGCTGACGAAGCCGAGAGCCTCGAGTACGAGCTCGAGCCTGTGAGCGAAGAGTTCGACGCCGATGAGTACGACGACGGCGAGTACGACGACGAAGAGTACGACGATGCCGACGACGAGTATGACGGCGGCCAGTCCCTCGACGCGTCCGCCGACGAGACCTTCGGCCACTGGGACGACGACGCTCGCGACGAGCTCGACAGCGCCGAAGCCGCGTTCAGCGACCCCGACGACGTCGACTTCGAAGACGACGAATTTGCCGCCGACGGCGGCCAGCCGCTCGAGCCGGCCGTAGCCGCCCAGTTCGGCGCCGACGGCGAGCCCGATTTCGGCGAGTTCGGCGACGACAACCGATATGGCGGACAAGACGAAGAGTTCGAAGAAGCCGTCGCCAGCGAAGTCGAAGAGAGCGTAGTCGAAGAAGAGCTCCCTCCCCCGCCCGAACTCGAGGCCATCCTCAACCCCGAGCGTGTCGAGCGCGCCCCCATCGAGCCGCTACCCACGCCCGGCCCTTACGCCGAGCTTGCCACGCTGACCGTCTTCAAGGACGGCGAGCAGATGGGTGAAGTCGCCATCGACTTCAACTGCACCGTGCTCGGACTCGACCAGCCCGACGCCGACGACTTCGACGAAGACGCGGCCGAGGACGTCGAAGAGCTCGACGAGATTGCCGAATTGGACCCTATCGAAGTGGTCGACGCCGAGCCTGAAGAAGCTGCGTACGACATCGATGCTATCGGCGACGAAGCCGACGACTACAGCGCCGACGACTTCGCGGCCTTCTCGAGCCAGCAAAACGAAGAGTTCGAGCTCGAGGCCATCGAGGAAGAAGACGAGGCCGACGAAGACGGCTTCGAGTCGTTCGGCGAAGAGGACTCGTTTGGTGAGGAAGACTCGTTCGGTGAATTCGGTGAAGACGAAGACGTCGAGCCCAGCGAGGCCGACGAAGAACCCATCGCCGAAGAAGAGCCCTACGAGGACCCCGAAGACCTCGAAGAAGGTCCGGTCATCGACCTGAGCCAATTTGGCGACGCGTCTCGCTTCGCCCGACGTCACGGCTACCTGTTCCGCCAAAATAAGCACTACACGCTGTACGTGCTCTCCGACATGGGTACCCAGATCAACGACGAGGTCCTCGACATCGGCGAGTACCGCGAGCTCGCCGACGGCGACGTCATCATCCTGGGCGGCGAAGTGGCCTTCAAGTTCAACGAGCCGGCCGCCTAA
- a CDS encoding NADH-quinone oxidoreductase subunit N — translation MLNTLLVSKFNALALLTPPQIAEYDALVPAAIVAITALMVILVDVFHKVDTDRSYLATFSAIGLGVTILSCWMLWDNTLDTAAFSGMLYLDKYTLLFAVLGSAAGILSMLMSPAYLKSHLMDRGEYYMLILFSVSGMIIIAGAADLLTFFVGFEVMSIPIYCLAGFLRKDSRSAEAAMKYFILGAFSAALMLYGIALLYGLTGTTNLEYIGLHLTEILANEASAGASIGMVVLAVLLILSGFAFKVASVPFHVWTPDVYTGSPTPGVGFMATAIKAGAFAALVRVFTISFDATMLRGGFFGYGWVDVFLFIAAASVILGNLVAITQNNVKRMLAYSSIAHAGYILVGFVAASARPEFFLLNDAVIFYLITYSFGTLGAFGVLAWFGRRGESAETYDELNGLGFKYPMMGLCMGIFMFSSAGIPPTAGFVGKLYVFRAAVDVGAETGEFAFIGLAILAVLTSVAGVYYYLRVLVHMYMKKATREIRPVANNGAKWAIAICAVLTLYLGILPGQVLGWAREAIVDFQGAPASVQQVIELGEQELEALEAAE, via the coding sequence ATGCTGAATACACTCTTGGTTTCGAAGTTCAACGCGCTGGCGCTCCTGACTCCGCCGCAGATTGCGGAGTACGACGCGCTGGTTCCCGCGGCGATCGTGGCGATCACCGCCCTGATGGTGATCCTGGTCGACGTCTTCCACAAGGTCGACACCGACCGCAGCTACCTGGCTACCTTCAGCGCCATTGGCCTGGGGGTGACCATCTTGAGCTGCTGGATGCTGTGGGACAACACGCTCGATACGGCCGCCTTCAGCGGCATGCTGTATCTGGACAAGTACACCTTGCTGTTCGCCGTGCTCGGCTCGGCAGCGGGTATCTTGTCGATGCTGATGAGCCCGGCTTACCTCAAGAGCCACCTGATGGACCGCGGTGAGTACTACATGCTCATCCTGTTCAGCGTCTCGGGCATGATCATCATCGCCGGCGCGGCCGACCTGCTCACCTTCTTTGTGGGCTTCGAGGTCATGTCGATTCCGATCTACTGCTTGGCGGGCTTCCTGCGTAAGGACTCGCGCAGCGCCGAAGCCGCGATGAAGTACTTCATCCTGGGCGCCTTCTCGGCCGCCCTGATGCTCTACGGCATCGCGCTGCTGTACGGGCTGACCGGCACGACCAACCTCGAGTATATCGGGCTGCACCTGACCGAGATTCTGGCCAACGAGGCCAGCGCAGGCGCCTCCATCGGCATGGTCGTGTTGGCCGTGCTGCTGATTCTGTCGGGCTTTGCCTTCAAGGTCGCCTCGGTGCCGTTCCACGTGTGGACGCCGGACGTCTACACCGGAAGCCCGACCCCGGGCGTCGGCTTCATGGCCACCGCCATCAAGGCGGGCGCTTTCGCCGCGCTGGTGCGCGTGTTCACCATCTCCTTCGATGCGACGATGCTTCGCGGCGGCTTCTTCGGCTACGGCTGGGTCGACGTCTTCTTGTTCATCGCCGCCGCTTCGGTGATTCTGGGCAACCTCGTTGCCATCACTCAGAACAACGTCAAGCGCATGCTCGCCTACTCGAGTATCGCGCACGCGGGTTACATCCTGGTCGGCTTCGTCGCCGCCAGCGCGCGCCCCGAGTTCTTCCTGCTCAACGACGCGGTGATCTTCTACCTCATCACCTACAGCTTCGGCACGCTCGGTGCCTTCGGCGTGCTGGCCTGGTTCGGCCGCCGCGGCGAGTCTGCCGAGACCTACGACGAGCTCAACGGCCTCGGGTTCAAGTACCCGATGATGGGCCTGTGCATGGGCATCTTCATGTTCTCGAGCGCCGGCATCCCGCCGACGGCAGGTTTCGTCGGCAAGCTGTACGTCTTCCGCGCAGCGGTCGACGTGGGCGCCGAGACCGGCGAGTTCGCCTTCATCGGCCTGGCCATCCTGGCCGTGCTCACCAGCGTCGCGGGCGTCTACTACTACCTGCGCGTCCTGGTCCACATGTACATGAAAAAGGCCACGCGCGAGATTCGCCCGGTCGCCAACAACGGCGCCAAGTGGGCCATCGCCATCTGCGCGGTGCTCACCCTCTACTTGGGTATCCTTCCGGGGCAGGTCCTCGGCTGGGCGCGCGAGGCGATTGTCGACTTCCAGGGCGCTCCGGCTTCGGTCCAGCAGGTCATCGAGCTGGGCGAGCAGGAGCTCGAGGCGCTCGAAGCGGCTGAGTGA
- a CDS encoding complex I subunit 4 family protein — MLEATHMLGALSSWLTVGAAALTEGTFPWLTVVTFAPLVGVLALMLIPKEQVGALRNAALFFSLGIFFISLGILVNFDPNAPAAAGPFTFQLAEGPIPWIESIGISYYMGIDGISLWLVMLTTFLMPITIFSTYSAVDTNVKEYMIALLFLETGMLGALMSLDVFLFYIFWEMMLIPMYLIIGVWGGEKRILASVKFFLYTMVGSLLMLIAILYVYFQTGGADGGYSFLLSDMLAVDLSYKEQFILFGAFFLAFAIKVPLFPFHTWLPLAHVQAPTAGSVILAGVLLKMGTYGLIRYAFPLFPDALKAYAPYIAVLSVIGIVYGALVALVQDDVKKLVAYSSVSHLGFCVLGLIAMTPQGLAGGIYVMIAHGIATGGLFLCVGILKERRHTKKIKDFGGIAKPMPIFAAIFGIIVFASAGLPGLNGFVGEFLALVGASKSHFLWFDEPLVFLQPMGEGARQAFELSSTPVFPLPNAQQAGPELTALIFAIIGASGVIFAAGYLLWMFRRVMFGPITHEENKNLKDLNAREIAYFVPIVAMAIIMGVYPKFFLSRMDSSLDQFLRYMDNNVSATGSVVVEPTEKEGWYPEGKLLDGKKDDAE; from the coding sequence ATGCTTGAAGCGACACACATGCTGGGTGCGCTTTCCTCCTGGCTGACAGTGGGAGCCGCGGCCCTGACCGAGGGGACCTTTCCCTGGCTGACGGTGGTCACGTTTGCACCGCTCGTCGGGGTGCTGGCTCTGATGCTCATCCCCAAAGAGCAGGTCGGCGCGCTTCGCAACGCCGCCTTGTTCTTCTCGCTGGGCATTTTCTTCATCAGCCTGGGCATTCTGGTCAATTTCGACCCGAACGCGCCGGCTGCCGCCGGGCCCTTCACCTTCCAGTTGGCTGAAGGTCCGATTCCGTGGATCGAATCCATCGGCATCTCTTATTATATGGGGATCGACGGCATCAGCTTGTGGCTGGTCATGCTGACGACCTTCCTGATGCCGATCACGATCTTCTCGACCTATTCGGCGGTCGACACCAACGTCAAAGAGTACATGATCGCGCTGCTCTTCCTGGAGACGGGAATGCTCGGTGCGCTCATGTCGCTCGACGTCTTCCTGTTCTACATCTTCTGGGAGATGATGCTCATCCCGATGTACCTCATCATCGGGGTCTGGGGTGGCGAGAAGCGTATCTTGGCGTCGGTCAAGTTCTTCCTCTACACGATGGTCGGCAGCCTCTTGATGCTCATCGCCATCCTGTACGTGTACTTCCAGACCGGCGGAGCCGACGGAGGCTACAGCTTCCTGTTGAGCGACATGCTCGCCGTCGACCTGAGCTACAAAGAGCAGTTCATCTTGTTCGGCGCCTTCTTCCTGGCGTTCGCCATCAAGGTGCCTCTGTTCCCGTTCCACACCTGGTTGCCGCTGGCTCACGTCCAGGCGCCGACCGCCGGCTCGGTCATTCTGGCCGGTGTGCTCCTCAAGATGGGCACCTACGGCCTGATCCGCTACGCCTTCCCGCTCTTCCCGGACGCGCTCAAGGCCTACGCCCCGTATATCGCGGTGCTGTCGGTCATCGGCATTGTCTACGGAGCGCTGGTCGCGCTTGTGCAGGACGACGTCAAAAAGCTCGTCGCCTACAGCTCGGTCAGCCACTTGGGCTTCTGTGTGCTCGGCCTCATTGCGATGACCCCGCAGGGGCTCGCAGGCGGCATCTACGTCATGATCGCCCACGGTATCGCCACCGGCGGACTGTTCCTGTGCGTCGGCATCCTCAAGGAGCGCCGGCACACCAAAAAGATCAAAGACTTTGGCGGCATCGCCAAGCCGATGCCCATCTTCGCGGCCATCTTCGGCATCATCGTCTTCGCCTCGGCGGGTCTCCCGGGCCTCAACGGCTTCGTCGGTGAATTCCTGGCGCTGGTCGGCGCCTCCAAGAGCCACTTCCTGTGGTTCGACGAGCCGCTGGTCTTCCTGCAGCCGATGGGCGAGGGCGCCCGACAGGCCTTCGAGCTCAGCTCGACGCCGGTCTTCCCGCTGCCCAACGCTCAGCAGGCCGGCCCCGAGTTGACCGCGCTCATCTTCGCCATCATCGGTGCCTCCGGCGTCATCTTCGCCGCCGGCTACCTGCTGTGGATGTTCCGCCGCGTCATGTTCGGCCCGATCACCCACGAGGAGAACAAGAATCTCAAGGACCTCAACGCCCGCGAGATCGCCTACTTCGTGCCCATCGTGGCCATGGCCATCATCATGGGCGTGTATCCGAAGTTCTTCTTGAGCCGTATGGACAGCTCGCTCGACCAGTTCCTCCGCTACATGGACAACAACGTCTCGGCGACCGGTTCGGTGGTCGTCGAGCCGACCGAGAAAGAGGGCTGGTACCCCGAGGGCAAGCTGCTCGACGGGAAGAAAGACGACGCCGAGTAA
- the nuoL gene encoding NADH-quinone oxidoreductase subunit L yields the protein MEPHLTDFSVLGLIVLFPLLGAIINGLIGAKMPEKFAGWVANSAIFLSFMFSMVAVWTLFKNAATVVENGEETMVFGKATYVAYEWIYSGTLSLDIAFLLDPLSAVMILVITGVGFLIHLYSVGYMEHDPAKWKYFAYLNLFCFAMLMLVLGKNMLVTFIGWEGVGVCSYLLIGFWYTDEAKAQAGQKAFIVNRVGDFAFLSGLFILFYETGTLDYVALEQIATTPATAITLLPVALPAALLIFIGCTGKSAQIPLYTWLPDAMAGPTPVSALIHAATMVTAGVFLISRLNYIFSMDPLIGIIIATIGVLTAFFAATMALVQNDIKGVLAYSTISQLGYMFLAVGVGAYGAGVFHLMTHAFFKALLFLGSGSVIHAMHEEQDIRKMGGLRKYMPITAGTFLIACLAISGIPIFSGFFSKDLILWQALAHSHILTVPEVVEGGVSMSLLTTVQASPILSEGPVDIAGWAVGFHWFFFIMGLITAGLTAFYMFRLYFLTFEGECRASEEVKKHIHESPPAMAIPLLVLGILSVIGGLTGWPHFMVPAEGTLHDVMLAFELWLDEVWLVSENYRYFGRFGAHPYVQEGIAAGVSVVVAASGIALAWFMYLKKTELPGEIADRVRGLYRVLENKYWVDEAYDASFVQGTIGTGRAWTWFDQNIIDGLLVNGTGWLAEQLGKILRHLQSGNVQRYAVYITLAVVLFLLAVMYPG from the coding sequence ATGGAACCGCATCTCACAGATTTTAGTGTTCTCGGGCTGATCGTCCTGTTCCCGTTACTCGGGGCGATCATCAACGGCCTCATCGGGGCCAAAATGCCCGAGAAATTCGCCGGATGGGTGGCCAACTCTGCCATCTTTCTGTCGTTTATGTTCTCGATGGTGGCCGTCTGGACGCTGTTCAAGAACGCGGCGACGGTCGTGGAGAACGGCGAAGAGACGATGGTCTTCGGAAAGGCCACTTACGTCGCCTACGAGTGGATCTACTCGGGCACGTTGTCCCTCGACATCGCGTTTTTGCTCGACCCCCTCAGCGCGGTCATGATCCTGGTGATCACCGGCGTCGGCTTCCTCATCCACCTGTATTCGGTGGGCTACATGGAGCACGACCCGGCGAAGTGGAAGTACTTTGCGTACTTGAACCTCTTCTGCTTCGCGATGCTGATGCTGGTGCTGGGCAAGAATATGCTCGTCACCTTCATCGGTTGGGAGGGCGTCGGTGTCTGCAGTTATCTGCTCATCGGCTTCTGGTACACCGACGAGGCCAAGGCGCAGGCCGGCCAAAAGGCGTTCATCGTCAACCGCGTCGGTGACTTCGCCTTCCTGTCGGGCCTGTTCATCCTCTTCTACGAGACGGGCACCCTCGACTACGTCGCCCTCGAGCAGATCGCGACCACCCCGGCCACGGCGATCACGCTGCTGCCGGTGGCGCTTCCGGCCGCGCTGCTCATCTTCATCGGCTGCACCGGTAAGAGTGCGCAGATTCCGCTCTACACCTGGCTGCCCGACGCCATGGCCGGCCCGACTCCGGTCTCCGCGCTCATTCACGCGGCCACGATGGTCACCGCGGGCGTCTTCCTGATCTCGCGCCTCAACTACATCTTCTCGATGGATCCCCTCATCGGGATCATCATCGCCACCATCGGCGTGCTCACGGCGTTCTTCGCCGCGACCATGGCGCTGGTCCAAAACGACATCAAAGGCGTGCTCGCCTACTCGACCATCAGCCAGCTGGGCTACATGTTCCTGGCGGTGGGCGTGGGCGCGTACGGCGCGGGCGTCTTCCACCTGATGACCCACGCCTTCTTCAAGGCGCTGTTGTTCCTGGGCTCGGGTAGTGTCATCCACGCGATGCACGAGGAGCAGGACATCCGCAAGATGGGCGGGCTGCGAAAGTATATGCCGATTACGGCGGGTACTTTCCTCATCGCCTGCCTGGCCATTTCCGGGATTCCCATCTTCAGCGGTTTCTTCTCCAAGGACCTGATCCTCTGGCAGGCGCTGGCGCACTCGCACATCCTGACGGTCCCCGAGGTCGTCGAGGGTGGCGTGTCGATGAGCCTGCTCACCACGGTGCAAGCGAGCCCGATTCTGAGCGAAGGGCCGGTCGACATCGCCGGCTGGGCCGTGGGCTTCCACTGGTTCTTCTTCATCATGGGCCTGATCACCGCCGGCCTGACCGCCTTCTACATGTTCCGCCTCTACTTTCTGACCTTCGAAGGGGAGTGCCGCGCGAGCGAAGAAGTCAAAAAGCATATCCACGAATCGCCCCCCGCGATGGCCATCCCGCTGTTGGTGCTCGGCATCTTGTCGGTCATCGGCGGCCTGACCGGCTGGCCGCACTTCATGGTGCCGGCCGAAGGTACCCTGCACGACGTCATGCTCGCCTTCGAGTTGTGGCTCGACGAGGTGTGGCTGGTCTCGGAGAACTACCGCTACTTCGGACGATTTGGCGCCCATCCCTATGTCCAAGAGGGCATTGCGGCTGGTGTGAGCGTCGTGGTGGCAGCAAGCGGCATCGCGCTGGCCTGGTTCATGTATCTCAAGAAGACCGAACTGCCCGGCGAAATCGCCGACCGCGTGCGCGGTCTGTACCGGGTGCTCGAGAACAAGTACTGGGTCGACGAAGCCTACGACGCCAGCTTCGTCCAAGGCACCATCGGCACCGGCCGAGCCTGGACCTGGTTCGACCAGAACATCATCGATGGCCTCTTGGTCAACGGTACGGGTTGGCTGGCCGAGCAGCTGGGCAAGATCTTGCGCCACCTGCAGAGCGGCAACGTTCAACGCTACGCGGTCTATATCACGCTGGCGGTCGTGCTCTTTCTCCTGGCGGTCATGTACCCCGGGTGA
- the nuoK gene encoding NADH-quinone oxidoreductase subunit NuoK produces MTWEPTLAHYLILAAATFSIGLVGVMIRRNAITLFMCIELMLNSVNLTFIAFSKYRVDLDGQIFAFFVMAVAAAEAAVGLAIIIHIFRHKRSVNVDEAHELQY; encoded by the coding sequence ATGACTTGGGAACCGACACTGGCACATTACCTGATTCTCGCTGCGGCGACTTTCAGCATCGGCCTGGTGGGGGTGATGATCCGCCGAAACGCCATCACGCTCTTTATGTGCATCGAGCTGATGCTCAACTCGGTCAACCTGACGTTTATCGCCTTTAGCAAGTACCGCGTCGACTTGGACGGCCAGATCTTTGCCTTCTTCGTCATGGCGGTTGCTGCCGCCGAAGCTGCCGTGGGACTGGCGATTATCATCCACATCTTCCGGCACAAACGAAGCGTCAACGTCGACGAAGCGCACGAATTGCAGTACTGA